One genomic window of bacterium includes the following:
- the dusB gene encoding tRNA dihydrouridine synthase DusB encodes MAYTFCGVALPSPFFLAPMAGVTDRAFRTVALELGAGLAFTEMISAAGLARGDRKTARFLPAPAEAPRVGVQLFGGRPDDFRAATLKVNELAVPFIDINFGCPARKVVRSGCGVALMREPARVRAILEAVCAVATKPVLAKIRAGWDDDERNAVEIARVARECGAAAVTVHGRTGRQGFTGAADWSAVRAVAADGALPVTGNGDLVTADQAVRALGDSGCVAVMIGRGACGNPWIFREAAALLAGREVPRRTGKELAETMARHLLLAIEEHGARRGVQRMRKHLIWYARGRAGAHEFRRRIVRLEEPRELLEEIGAFAAGG; translated from the coding sequence ATGGCCTACACGTTCTGCGGCGTCGCGCTGCCCAGCCCCTTCTTCCTCGCGCCGATGGCCGGTGTCACCGACCGCGCCTTTCGCACGGTCGCCCTCGAACTCGGCGCGGGCCTCGCTTTCACCGAGATGATCTCGGCGGCCGGCCTCGCGCGTGGCGACCGCAAGACCGCGCGCTTTCTCCCGGCGCCCGCGGAGGCGCCGCGCGTCGGCGTGCAGCTCTTCGGGGGGCGCCCCGACGACTTCCGCGCCGCGACGCTGAAGGTCAACGAGCTGGCAGTGCCCTTCATCGACATCAACTTCGGTTGCCCGGCGCGCAAGGTGGTGCGCTCGGGGTGCGGCGTGGCGCTGATGCGCGAGCCGGCGCGGGTGCGCGCGATCCTCGAGGCCGTCTGCGCGGTGGCGACCAAGCCGGTGCTCGCGAAGATCCGCGCCGGCTGGGACGACGACGAGCGCAACGCCGTCGAGATCGCGCGCGTCGCCCGGGAGTGCGGCGCCGCCGCCGTCACGGTGCACGGTCGCACCGGCCGGCAGGGCTTCACCGGCGCCGCCGACTGGTCGGCGGTGCGAGCCGTAGCGGCGGACGGCGCCCTGCCCGTGACCGGCAACGGCGACCTCGTGACCGCCGACCAGGCCGTGCGGGCGCTCGGGGACAGCGGGTGCGTGGCCGTCATGATCGGCCGCGGCGCCTGCGGGAACCCGTGGATCTTCCGGGAGGCGGCGGCCCTGCTCGCTGGGCGGGAGGTCCCGCGGCGCACAGGCAAGGAACTGGCCGAGACGATGGCGCGCCACCTGCTCCTCGCGATCGAGGAGCATGGCGCCCGCCGCGGCGTGCAGAGGATGCGCAAGCATCTGATCTGGTACGCGCGCGGCCGGGCGGGGGCGCACGAGTTCCGGCGGCGGATCGTGCGGCTGGAGGAGCCGCGGGAGCTGTTGGAGGAGATCGGGGCTTTCGCCGCCGGCGGCTAG